A window of bacterium genomic DNA:
GTTTTTTAATTCTCATTATGATGGTTCCTCTGGTACTTATGGGATGTGCGGGAACCCAGGTCAAGGTTGATGAGCCTCAAATGAGTCTTCCCGCATATAGTGGTCCTAAGGCGAGGATAGCTGTGGCGGATTTTGATGTTAAAGTGGCTAAGGGAGGAGAAGAGATTGGAACAGGATTGAGGGAGATGTTAATTACAACCCTCATTCAAAGCAAAAGATTTTCTGTGTTGGAAAGACAAGTACTTAAAGCCCTTGAGAAAGAACAGGAAATTGCAGGACAAAAAGGAAAGACAACATCTGCTGATATCATTGTAACAGCCGCAGTTACAGAGTTTACGGCTGGAGCATCTGGTGTCAAAGGTGGTGTAGGTGGAGCTGTTCCAGGAGCCCTTATGGGTGTTTTAGCTGGTATGAAGAAGCA
This region includes:
- a CDS encoding CsgG/HfaB family protein — translated: MVKFRFSFLILIMMVPLVLMGCAGTQVKVDEPQMSLPAYSGPKARIAVADFDVKVAKGGEEIGTGLREMLITTLIQSKRFSVLERQVLKALEKEQEIAGQKGKTTSADIIVTAAVTEFTAGASGVKGGVGGAVPGALMGVLAGMKKHHMALDIRIVDVNTSEVLTSTRVEGEARDVDLGALAGGLVGSGVLVGGLSMYKNTPMEKAIRICISEAVKAIINNTPPSYYKY